A genomic region of Hydrogenovibrio crunogenus contains the following coding sequences:
- a CDS encoding ANTAR domain-containing response regulator, translating into MGFNALLVSDDVNHSAELKSGLIFAGAQNVTVTAMDEAWLDTLSADTYELLVLECHQVSENVLNTLAELNENPAIPVICFTGERDSKVIKQSVKSGVMAYVVGDKNQNRMKPIVDVALARFSEQRALKKELSQLKDKLANRAVIEKAKGLLMQARGLSEDEAYHEIRRHAMNQGKRLSEVAEALCTTLCCETQQEESLFSNKPIAEVQQNPIFD; encoded by the coding sequence ATGGGCTTTAATGCGTTATTAGTCAGCGATGATGTTAACCATTCAGCGGAACTGAAGTCAGGTTTAATTTTCGCGGGTGCTCAAAATGTGACAGTTACGGCAATGGATGAAGCTTGGCTCGATACGTTGTCTGCAGACACTTATGAGTTATTGGTCTTGGAGTGTCATCAGGTGTCGGAAAATGTCTTGAATACATTAGCCGAATTGAATGAGAATCCAGCCATTCCCGTCATATGCTTTACCGGTGAACGTGATTCGAAAGTGATTAAGCAATCCGTTAAATCAGGTGTGATGGCTTATGTAGTGGGGGATAAAAACCAGAATCGTATGAAACCCATCGTTGATGTCGCTTTAGCTCGCTTTAGCGAACAACGAGCCTTAAAAAAAGAATTATCGCAATTAAAAGATAAGCTGGCCAATAGAGCTGTAATAGAAAAAGCAAAAGGTCTTTTAATGCAAGCAAGAGGATTGTCAGAGGATGAGGCATATCATGAAATAAGGAGGCATGCGATGAACCAGGGGAAAAGGTTGTCCGAAGTGGCGGAAGCTCTTTGCACAACCTTGTGCTGCGAAACTCAGCAAGAAGAGAGTTTATTTTCCAATAAGCCAATTGCTGAAGTGCAGCAGAACCCTATTTTTGACTGA
- a CDS encoding TnsA endonuclease N-terminal domain-containing protein — MKFSHKNRKIGYTYGSLSGVFSFRGEKSISFESSLERDLLRVLEFNESVIDVIEQPFTIEYINKNNRPTTYTPDFLVNFATSQSSWQTIPDPKPLIIEVKPRRKIIKDFDKLRPKFRVGLRFAKENDMNYRIYDESRIRTLEFKNINFLSQYKRREYDTFEEIRIIQHLKDIGHTSIDYLLAHLYVTKEERGIALAQIWHLISVKKLGCDIGRPLNQSTTIWLNIDQSYLEGVYYDD, encoded by the coding sequence ATGAAGTTTTCTCATAAAAATCGCAAAATTGGCTATACATACGGTAGTTTATCAGGTGTTTTTTCATTCCGAGGAGAAAAGAGTATTTCTTTTGAGTCATCACTTGAAAGAGACTTGTTAAGAGTGCTTGAGTTTAATGAATCTGTAATTGATGTTATTGAACAACCCTTTACGATTGAATACATCAATAAAAACAATCGCCCAACAACTTACACACCAGATTTTCTAGTTAACTTCGCTACAAGCCAATCCTCTTGGCAAACAATTCCCGATCCAAAACCTCTGATAATTGAAGTAAAGCCTAGAAGAAAAATCATTAAAGATTTCGATAAATTACGTCCGAAATTCCGTGTCGGACTCCGCTTTGCTAAAGAAAACGATATGAATTATCGCATCTACGATGAATCACGAATCAGAACTTTAGAATTTAAAAATATTAACTTTTTAAGCCAATACAAACGCAGAGAATATGACACTTTTGAGGAAATCAGAATCATTCAACATCTTAAAGATATTGGTCATACATCAATTGACTATCTGTTAGCCCATCTATATGTAACCAAGGAAGAACGTGGAATCGCTTTAGCACAAATTTGGCACTTAATTTCTGTCAAAAAACTAGGTTGTGACATTGGACGACCGCTTAATCAATCTACAACAATTTGGCTGAACATCGATCAATCCTACTTGGAAGGAGTTTATTATGACGACTGA
- a CDS encoding Mu transposase C-terminal domain-containing protein codes for MTTENDNGFKADRRKISFRLGEYVSNSGEIYKITQIINFDELVGISIKSGQASRLLITNLKAVSTPSQDKFDNKFIHRDLEDFSDNDWKEIERRFNLITPLVNGASKSEIVIHAKQQNVHYTTLYRWFKNYQETGTLTGLLPKKNGRKPNTLLVEPRVEAIIEQVINDIYLNNSRAPIDSVIKAIFLSCDEKNLNRPSESTIRRRINNQSEYHRTKRRNGSKQANTKFAPTPGEYVADYPLQVVQIDHTPVDLILVDDEFRLPIGRPFITVAIDIYSRMITGYYLSLEPPSTTSVAMCVAHSINPKDHWLLLHDVESTWPVWGFMTTIHTDNGAEFRSETLQRACLTHDINLEYRPVKSPNFGGHIERMIGTVMKSVHSIPGTTFSNIKEKAEYDSDGNACMTYSEFEKWLVTWITKVYHKRKHSTLGMTPEDKWNEGIFGSLHSEGIGYMPKPNNPETILIDFLPMVKRTVQKNGVNIDGLNYYDNVLRQFIRVIDKTTNKNKKFIFKQDPRDITYVWFYEPQEQKYYKIPLANQAIPKMTSWEFLAIKKRIKEKNYTFSEHSLITVYAEMREMVEESTKKTKKARRMSQKLKNNENQLVDIAIKPKLNTPVIEIDDDIWDEDIPEFD; via the coding sequence ATGACGACTGAAAACGATAATGGCTTTAAAGCAGACCGCAGAAAGATTTCTTTCCGTCTAGGTGAATATGTCTCCAACTCAGGTGAAATTTATAAAATCACCCAAATTATTAACTTTGATGAATTGGTCGGAATAAGTATTAAAAGTGGTCAAGCGTCCAGGCTGCTCATTACAAATTTAAAAGCAGTCAGTACTCCTTCTCAAGATAAGTTTGACAACAAATTCATCCACAGAGACCTTGAAGATTTTTCAGATAACGATTGGAAGGAAATTGAAAGACGCTTTAATCTTATTACACCTTTAGTTAATGGAGCTTCGAAAAGTGAAATAGTAATTCATGCCAAACAACAAAATGTTCACTACACAACACTATATCGTTGGTTTAAAAACTACCAAGAGACAGGAACACTTACTGGCCTATTACCTAAAAAGAACGGACGAAAACCTAACACACTATTAGTTGAACCAAGGGTTGAAGCCATTATAGAACAAGTAATTAATGACATTTACCTGAACAACAGTAGAGCTCCTATAGATAGCGTAATTAAAGCTATTTTCCTCTCTTGTGATGAAAAAAACTTAAATCGTCCTAGTGAAAGCACGATAAGAAGACGCATTAATAACCAGTCTGAATATCATAGAACAAAGAGACGGAATGGTTCCAAACAAGCTAACACGAAATTTGCCCCAACACCTGGTGAGTATGTTGCTGATTATCCACTGCAAGTTGTGCAAATTGACCATACACCTGTAGATTTAATTCTGGTAGATGATGAGTTCAGACTCCCAATTGGCAGGCCATTTATAACTGTTGCCATAGATATTTATAGCCGAATGATAACTGGCTACTATCTCTCTCTAGAGCCACCAAGCACTACTTCTGTTGCAATGTGCGTCGCACATTCCATAAACCCAAAGGATCACTGGCTACTTCTGCACGATGTCGAGAGTACATGGCCTGTTTGGGGATTTATGACTACGATTCACACGGATAATGGTGCTGAATTCAGGTCTGAAACTTTACAAAGGGCATGTTTAACCCATGATATTAACCTTGAATACCGTCCCGTAAAAAGTCCAAACTTTGGTGGTCATATTGAAAGAATGATTGGTACCGTTATGAAATCAGTCCATTCCATACCTGGTACCACGTTTTCAAATATCAAAGAAAAGGCTGAATATGATTCTGATGGCAATGCTTGCATGACTTACAGCGAATTTGAAAAATGGCTTGTAACCTGGATTACTAAGGTTTATCACAAAAGAAAACACTCTACTTTAGGAATGACTCCTGAAGACAAGTGGAATGAGGGAATATTTGGTTCACTTCACAGTGAAGGCATTGGCTATATGCCTAAACCAAACAATCCTGAAACAATATTGATTGATTTCTTGCCAATGGTAAAAAGAACCGTACAAAAAAATGGCGTTAATATCGATGGCTTAAATTATTACGACAATGTTCTTCGTCAGTTCATTCGTGTAATTGACAAAACCACGAACAAAAATAAAAAGTTTATTTTCAAACAAGATCCTAGAGACATAACTTATGTCTGGTTTTATGAACCTCAAGAACAAAAATACTACAAAATCCCATTAGCTAACCAAGCTATTCCGAAAATGACGTCATGGGAATTTTTAGCGATTAAAAAAAGAATCAAAGAAAAAAATTACACTTTCTCAGAACACTCTTTAATCACTGTTTATGCAGAAATGAGGGAGATGGTAGAAGAATCTACTAAAAAGACGAAAAAAGCTCGTCGAATGAGTCAAAAGTTAAAAAACAATGAAAACCAACTAGTTGATATAGCTATAAAGCCCAAACTAAATACCCCTGTAATTGAAATTGATGACGATATTTGGGATGAAGACATCCCTGAATTTGATTAA
- a CDS encoding helix-turn-helix transcriptional regulator encodes MNKDLNLPKMVATLPDEDLRNLIAVIITEFFEIYKPQQKTDNLQQKVLLPKEVQQILGYSRAQIDLLSQKDPGFPIVIRLDNGCTGYLESEINLYIEREGKTIH; translated from the coding sequence ATGAATAAAGATTTAAATCTACCAAAAATGGTGGCGACACTTCCTGATGAAGATTTACGTAACCTGATTGCGGTGATCATTACTGAATTCTTTGAAATCTATAAACCTCAACAGAAGACTGATAATTTACAACAAAAAGTACTTCTCCCAAAAGAGGTTCAACAAATCCTTGGTTATTCTAGAGCGCAAATAGATTTACTCAGCCAAAAGGACCCTGGCTTTCCGATAGTCATCAGACTAGATAACGGTTGTACAGGCTACTTAGAATCAGAAATCAATCTATATATTGAACGAGAAGGGAAAACAATTCATTAA
- a CDS encoding TniB family NTP-binding protein — translation MTINTDHLHESLTNIIHQSKEERIRFLDNDIWINHHISNEILQLLNKLLHQPKKQRMQSLLIIAEPNMGKSSLIAQFSLLHPNTTIEDDEGMSSAHCPVLLIDAPTTADEKGLFIAILEQMWAPFRPNDTPAKLKHQAKHILRECNVRMIIIDEIHNLLSTTPVKQRQIMNTLKTTLSNELKIPIVGVGTSDAAIILTNDPQHASRFDTVVIPKWGMDKNFRGLLAAFEKRFPLKKPSNLASKDKAPLLLAFSGGNIGDLHRLLKECCAYAIEHDIEEITVDIINKFKWVKPTNTRLSRQIVFDNA, via the coding sequence ATGACAATTAACACAGACCATTTACACGAGTCATTAACAAACATCATTCACCAATCAAAAGAAGAACGAATTCGGTTTCTGGACAATGATATTTGGATCAACCACCATATTTCAAATGAAATATTACAGCTACTAAATAAACTGTTGCATCAACCTAAAAAGCAGAGAATGCAGAGCCTTTTGATTATTGCTGAACCCAATATGGGAAAATCATCATTGATAGCACAGTTTTCACTACTCCACCCGAATACAACAATTGAAGATGATGAAGGTATGTCATCAGCTCATTGCCCCGTACTGTTGATAGATGCACCAACTACAGCTGATGAAAAGGGATTATTTATTGCCATCCTAGAACAGATGTGGGCACCTTTTAGACCCAATGATACACCAGCAAAACTGAAACATCAGGCTAAACATATACTTCGTGAATGTAATGTTAGGATGATTATTATTGATGAAATCCATAACTTACTGAGTACGACACCTGTTAAGCAACGACAAATAATGAACACCCTCAAAACGACGTTATCCAATGAATTGAAAATACCAATTGTAGGCGTAGGTACCAGTGATGCAGCAATAATTCTTACCAATGACCCTCAGCACGCAAGTCGATTTGATACAGTGGTTATTCCAAAGTGGGGAATGGATAAAAACTTTAGAGGATTGTTAGCTGCTTTTGAAAAAAGATTTCCTCTCAAGAAACCCTCTAATTTAGCATCTAAAGATAAGGCACCATTATTGTTGGCTTTTTCTGGTGGCAATATTGGGGACTTGCATCGTTTGTTAAAGGAATGTTGTGCCTATGCAATTGAGCATGATATTGAAGAAATCACCGTTGATATTATTAATAAATTTAAGTGGGTAAAACCAACTAATACTAGACTCTCACGGCAAATTGTTTTTGATAATGCTTAA
- a CDS encoding EAL domain-containing protein, producing MQSPEKVGSQSLSIDNKNLYSVFQPIYSFSNQACVGVEALVRGTSLETGFQVTVEECLSVPDSMEQADFSQALNHLHVMNWQQSKLPDSWLFLNLDFENVSNLDDICIEQVLKDLGVKGHEIVIEVVESEITDEALFEQVIETLRRLGCLIALDDFGAGHSNVDRIWKAQPDIVKLDRGVLLEATKSLRSQSILKNLTRLIKEAGSVCLLEGVENKEQALLAMNAGVDLVQGFYFARPNRLLDQVEKGKSCVKEVIDEYPLYIKERAFITSIQRKGYETLFESMEDSEQFDLLEEKMASHVSNLSFVKRYFILDQEGFQVSDEYNPPSVNNRVEVLKKGKGLCWKNRRYFTKALQKSGQVHVSEPYRSLIDMQLCFTISKQVILDEGRYVACFDVVYHDKSMKSVQISV from the coding sequence ATGCAAAGCCCTGAAAAGGTGGGTTCTCAATCGCTAAGTATTGATAATAAGAATTTATATTCGGTGTTTCAACCGATTTACAGTTTTTCGAACCAAGCCTGTGTTGGGGTGGAGGCTCTGGTAAGAGGCACTTCTTTAGAGACAGGGTTTCAAGTAACAGTGGAAGAGTGTTTATCCGTTCCTGATTCTATGGAGCAAGCGGATTTCAGTCAGGCATTGAATCATTTGCACGTCATGAACTGGCAACAGTCAAAACTGCCTGACAGTTGGTTGTTTTTGAATTTGGATTTTGAAAATGTCAGTAATCTGGATGATATTTGCATTGAGCAGGTGTTGAAGGATTTGGGCGTTAAAGGGCATGAAATTGTCATAGAAGTCGTCGAAAGTGAAATCACGGATGAGGCTTTGTTTGAACAGGTCATTGAGACCTTGAGGCGGTTGGGGTGCTTAATTGCTCTAGATGACTTTGGGGCCGGGCATTCCAATGTGGACCGTATTTGGAAAGCGCAGCCCGATATTGTAAAACTGGATCGAGGGGTGTTGCTGGAAGCCACTAAGAGTTTACGAAGCCAGAGTATCCTTAAGAACTTGACACGTCTGATTAAAGAGGCAGGCAGTGTCTGTTTGCTGGAAGGAGTGGAAAACAAAGAGCAAGCACTGTTGGCAATGAATGCAGGGGTGGATTTGGTACAAGGGTTTTATTTCGCTCGCCCGAATCGATTGCTTGACCAAGTGGAAAAAGGGAAAAGCTGCGTGAAAGAGGTGATCGATGAATATCCGCTCTATATTAAAGAACGGGCTTTTATCACCAGTATTCAGCGCAAAGGCTATGAAACCTTATTTGAATCAATGGAAGATTCAGAACAGTTTGATCTGTTAGAAGAAAAGATGGCAAGCCATGTTTCCAATCTTTCATTCGTTAAACGGTATTTCATTCTTGATCAGGAAGGGTTTCAGGTCAGTGATGAATATAATCCGCCCAGTGTGAATAACCGGGTTGAAGTTTTGAAGAAAGGGAAGGGGCTCTGTTGGAAGAATCGCCGTTACTTCACTAAGGCATTACAAAAGTCGGGGCAAGTGCATGTCTCTGAGCCGTATCGATCTTTGATTGATATGCAGCTGTGTTTTACGATTTCAAAACAAGTTATCTTGGATGAAGGTCGTTATGTAGCTTGTTTCGATGTGGTTTATCATGACAAGTCCATGAAGTCGGTACAGATTTCAGTTTAA
- a CDS encoding HAD-IIB family hydrolase codes for MIIFTDLDGTLLNHKSYDYKAVLPLLERLKSLDIPVVLNSSKTLSELDEWKLKLKLSTPVIAENGGVMTVPSLSKKGEEKILIGRPYEEIRSFIKHLRKRHGWQFEGFGDWTLSGVMNHTGLHSKEALLATEREVTEPILWQDSEANLEAFKAALEKENLTLKKGGRFYHVMGHHDKADAMHFLVNKEYFSDNKDCVIVALGDSDNDIAMLNYADVPIVICNPSGKGLNIQNAIYTDSEAPFGWVEAIEKVLETPFDQFSRKLKGE; via the coding sequence ATGATCATCTTTACAGATTTGGATGGCACGTTACTGAATCATAAGTCTTATGATTACAAGGCGGTTTTGCCCTTGCTGGAACGGCTGAAAAGCTTGGATATTCCAGTGGTGCTGAATTCAAGCAAAACATTGTCAGAGCTGGATGAATGGAAATTGAAGTTGAAGCTGTCAACCCCGGTGATCGCTGAAAATGGTGGCGTCATGACGGTGCCGTCTTTGTCAAAAAAAGGGGAAGAAAAGATTTTGATCGGGCGGCCTTACGAGGAAATCCGGTCCTTTATCAAACATCTTCGCAAACGACATGGCTGGCAGTTTGAAGGATTTGGCGACTGGACACTTTCTGGGGTGATGAATCATACCGGTTTACATTCAAAAGAAGCATTGCTGGCGACAGAGCGCGAAGTGACCGAGCCGATTTTATGGCAGGATTCCGAAGCGAATTTAGAGGCGTTTAAAGCGGCATTAGAAAAAGAGAATCTGACCTTGAAGAAGGGCGGGCGATTTTATCATGTGATGGGGCATCACGATAAAGCAGATGCGATGCACTTCTTGGTGAATAAAGAATATTTTTCTGATAACAAAGATTGTGTGATTGTCGCATTAGGCGATAGTGATAACGACATTGCCATGCTTAATTATGCTGATGTGCCGATTGTGATTTGTAACCCGTCAGGAAAAGGGTTGAATATTCAGAACGCCATTTACACCGATTCAGAAGCGCCTTTTGGTTGGGTTGAAGCGATTGAAAAAGTATTGGAAACACCGTTTGACCAATTTTCTAGAAAGCTCAAGGGGGAGTGA
- a CDS encoding ATP-binding protein has translation MPILDNMDGQPFNEQDWMSVLQAVEDSYSQSLEYQTQVEQQNDELQKAHQFISDIISAMSDVLIVTNKELMITQVNDSFLTMTGYDEQDVIGKPVRDFLTSKDVPEMEPILASEQIHDKLMTLKGRNQELSITINCNCQIDKAKAFDGRVIVGRPIGEILEAYDALKKAHEELALTKEKMIHSEKMAALGRLVSGVAHELNTPISVIQGNLWSLQQYFQDVESIVHQNQSVQNQLDTTERETFNEIINDCPAIFEDNNKALDQISSIVKDLKSFSHPNGEKQVLFSINDSVNTAIKWVERDTANQHNIKIEFQPSQDIDYLAMGSTNQFQQVIINLLQNAVDELQNLNIKDKQINVKVTESDSGISVQVRDNGNGIPEGMLPNIFDPFFTTKDVGKGTGLGLSMSHQIIENMHGSLTAWNKVEGGAVFEIKLQKSAPTL, from the coding sequence ATGCCTATTTTAGACAATATGGATGGCCAGCCTTTTAATGAACAAGACTGGATGTCTGTACTACAAGCTGTGGAAGATTCATACTCACAGTCTTTAGAGTACCAAACACAGGTTGAGCAGCAGAACGACGAATTACAAAAAGCACATCAGTTCATTTCAGATATTATTTCGGCCATGTCTGACGTACTTATCGTAACCAATAAAGAATTAATGATTACGCAGGTTAATGACTCCTTTTTAACCATGACCGGCTACGATGAACAGGATGTAATTGGTAAACCCGTTAGAGATTTTCTAACGTCCAAAGACGTTCCAGAAATGGAGCCAATCTTAGCCTCAGAACAGATTCATGACAAATTAATGACTTTAAAAGGTCGTAACCAAGAACTGTCCATAACAATAAATTGTAATTGCCAAATAGACAAAGCCAAAGCATTTGATGGACGAGTCATTGTTGGCCGTCCTATTGGCGAGATTTTAGAAGCTTATGATGCGTTAAAAAAAGCACATGAAGAGCTGGCTTTAACAAAAGAAAAAATGATTCATTCTGAAAAAATGGCGGCTTTAGGACGCCTAGTTTCTGGCGTTGCGCATGAACTTAACACCCCTATCAGTGTTATTCAGGGTAATTTGTGGTCTTTACAACAATACTTTCAAGATGTTGAAAGCATTGTGCATCAAAATCAGAGTGTTCAAAACCAACTCGATACGACAGAACGTGAAACCTTTAATGAAATCATCAATGATTGTCCCGCCATATTTGAAGATAACAACAAAGCGCTAGACCAAATCTCTAGCATTGTTAAAGATTTAAAATCTTTTAGTCACCCAAACGGAGAAAAACAAGTTTTATTTAGTATTAATGATTCCGTAAACACAGCCATAAAATGGGTGGAAAGAGATACCGCGAATCAGCACAATATTAAAATTGAGTTTCAACCAAGCCAAGATATTGACTACCTGGCAATGGGCTCCACCAATCAATTTCAACAAGTCATTATTAACTTACTGCAAAATGCTGTTGATGAATTACAAAATTTAAATATTAAAGATAAACAAATTAACGTAAAAGTCACTGAATCAGACTCTGGAATATCTGTTCAAGTTCGTGATAACGGTAACGGCATACCAGAAGGTATGCTACCTAATATTTTTGACCCATTCTTTACCACGAAAGATGTAGGCAAAGGAACTGGATTAGGGTTAAGCATGAGTCATCAAATTATTGAAAACATGCATGGATCACTAACAGCCTGGAACAAGGTTGAAGGTGGTGCTGTCTTTGAAATTAAACTCCAAAAAAGTGCCCCAACATTATGA
- a CDS encoding IS256 family transposase has protein sequence MDQEKLKAMAAELAKDIKTQSDLSDLSASLLKMTVEAALGAEMEEHLGYPKHHSSDSDNSRNGYSFKTLKGDHGEVEIAIPRDRQSEFNPTIIKKGETRLTSMDDQILALYAKGMTTRDIVATFKEMYGADVSPTLISKVTEAVMEKVTLWRSRPLDEVYPLLYLDGIVIKVRQDKQVVRKTMYVALGVNTDGQKECLGLWLSETESSKFWLSVLNDLEARGVKDILVASVDGLTGFPEAINTVYPQADVQLCIVHMVRNSLRYVGYKERKQVANDLKQVYQSVTEEEALLALEQFETKWDDKFPNIGRSWRNNWDNVATLFQYPQAIRKVIYTTNAIESLNSVIRKATKNRKIFSHDNSAFKIIFLAIESASKKWTMPIRDWKLAMNQFMILHEERLKPYV, from the coding sequence ATCGACCAAGAAAAACTCAAAGCCATGGCCGCTGAGCTGGCCAAGGATATCAAAACTCAGAGCGACTTGTCTGACCTCTCAGCCAGTCTGCTTAAAATGACCGTTGAAGCCGCCCTCGGTGCTGAAATGGAAGAGCACCTGGGCTATCCCAAGCACCACAGTTCCGACAGCGACAACAGCCGAAACGGCTATTCATTTAAAACCCTCAAAGGCGACCATGGCGAAGTGGAAATCGCCATCCCTCGGGATCGCCAGAGTGAGTTTAACCCCACCATTATCAAAAAAGGCGAAACCCGCCTGACCAGCATGGATGACCAGATACTGGCGCTTTATGCCAAAGGCATGACCACCCGAGACATTGTGGCAACGTTCAAAGAGATGTATGGCGCTGATGTCTCGCCAACACTGATCTCCAAGGTCACCGAAGCGGTCATGGAAAAAGTCACCCTCTGGCGTTCTCGTCCGTTGGACGAAGTCTATCCGCTGCTGTATCTCGATGGTATTGTCATCAAGGTCCGCCAGGACAAACAGGTGGTGCGAAAAACCATGTATGTAGCGCTTGGCGTCAATACCGACGGCCAAAAAGAATGCCTGGGCCTGTGGCTGTCTGAGACCGAGTCATCCAAGTTCTGGTTGAGCGTTTTAAACGACCTTGAAGCCCGAGGCGTCAAGGACATACTGGTCGCAAGCGTTGATGGCCTGACGGGCTTTCCTGAGGCCATCAATACCGTCTACCCTCAGGCAGATGTTCAACTTTGCATTGTGCACATGGTGCGCAATTCCCTGCGTTATGTTGGCTACAAAGAGCGCAAACAGGTCGCCAACGACCTCAAACAGGTTTACCAGTCAGTGACCGAAGAAGAAGCTCTGTTGGCGCTTGAGCAGTTCGAGACCAAATGGGATGACAAATTCCCCAATATCGGTCGTTCCTGGCGCAACAACTGGGACAATGTGGCCACGCTGTTCCAGTACCCTCAGGCGATCCGCAAGGTGATCTATACGACGAATGCGATTGAATCTTTGAACTCGGTGATTCGCAAAGCCACCAAGAATCGCAAGATCTTCAGCCATGATAACTCGGCCTTTAAAATCATTTTTCTGGCCATTGAATCGGCCTCAAAAAAATGGACCATGCCGATTCGAGACTGGAAATTAGCCATGAACCAGTTTATGATTCTGCATGAAGAACGCTTGAAACCTTATGTTTGA
- a CDS encoding TniQ family protein, translating into MLNPIRLKPAEGEILSSFIIRTSIVTGTDPLGFSGAIWPNKRIWTADIDRAMSDEDLLLLSKATGVEIDTLKSLTLNHALSELFKTTPNTLAAWDWITPISSRNRSRVNGLHYCPDCIRNPTTYFRLNWRIAWNVACETHGNLLSISCPKCNTVISPHLINYHSTDLTSCIKCQYDLTTVEQTMASPKVIKLQKLLNDAMNNKKVSYPWDISDKIEFFATINALTSFIHKTRSVKALAEKLFNSLGTIDSNLTLPPNSKIRFINQPVSERHFILFNCAVLLDMPLNDVRELFREINLRPSLLIQKSSHYFSETFDSIYRSLEKNTHERSKSSKSSKPIKPRTKDEVDKLWNEVQCFL; encoded by the coding sequence ATGCTTAACCCTATCAGACTTAAACCTGCTGAAGGTGAAATTTTAAGTTCATTTATTATTCGTACATCAATTGTTACGGGTACTGACCCATTAGGGTTTTCAGGTGCCATTTGGCCTAATAAACGAATATGGACAGCTGATATTGACAGGGCTATGAGTGATGAAGATTTATTACTTTTGTCAAAAGCAACGGGGGTAGAAATAGATACCCTTAAGAGCCTTACTCTAAATCATGCATTATCCGAACTTTTTAAAACAACCCCTAATACGCTTGCCGCGTGGGATTGGATTACTCCAATAAGTTCAAGAAATCGTTCAAGAGTGAATGGCTTACATTACTGCCCTGACTGCATTAGGAACCCAACAACTTACTTTCGCCTAAATTGGCGTATAGCATGGAATGTGGCTTGCGAAACACATGGAAATCTATTGAGTATTTCGTGCCCTAAATGCAACACCGTTATCTCACCCCATCTCATCAACTACCATTCAACTGATTTAACATCTTGTATCAAATGCCAATATGACTTAACTACCGTTGAACAAACAATGGCCTCTCCCAAGGTCATTAAGCTTCAAAAACTTCTGAATGATGCAATGAATAATAAAAAAGTAAGCTACCCTTGGGATATAAGTGACAAGATTGAGTTTTTCGCGACGATTAATGCCTTAACATCCTTCATTCATAAGACACGTTCAGTAAAGGCTTTAGCAGAAAAGTTGTTTAATTCTTTAGGTACCATCGATTCAAACTTAACGCTCCCGCCAAACTCTAAAATCAGATTTATCAATCAACCTGTTTCAGAACGCCACTTTATACTATTCAATTGTGCAGTTCTTTTAGATATGCCACTTAATGATGTGAGGGAATTATTTAGGGAGATTAATCTAAGACCATCCTTACTGATTCAAAAAAGTTCCCATTACTTCTCTGAAACCTTTGATTCCATCTATCGAAGCCTTGAAAAAAACACTCATGAACGTTCAAAATCATCCAAGAGCTCAAAGCCCATCAAACCTAGAACAAAAGATGAGGTTGATAAATTATGGAATGAAGTGCAGTGTTTCCTGTAA